A window of Pseudomonas putida genomic DNA:
ATGATCAACCAGTTCGCTCGCGCCGGTGAGAACACCACCTTCGGTCAGTACTCCTATGACTTCGCGTCCCTGGGCGTTCCGGGCCTGAAGGCTTCGGTGGCCTACCTGCGTGGTGACGATATCCGCAACAAGTCGGGCGACGGTAGCTACAACGAATGGGAACGTGACGCGCGCGTCGACTACACCATTCAACAGGGTACCCTCAAAGGCCTGGGCTTCAGCCTGCGTCAAGGCGTCTACCGTGGTAGCGGCGAAAGCAGCTCTGACCAGGACCAAACTCGCTTCATCGTGAACTACACTTACGCCTTCATGTGAGTTCGTGGTGTTACACAAAGAGCCTCGCCTAGTGCGAGGCTTTTTTGTATCTGCAATTTTGTATGCGTTATGGTTATAAATAAATCAGTATTTATTCTTTTTATTTTTAATCGAACGCAGGCACATTGAACCCACACGGTACAGAACCCAGCACAGGAGCCGCAGCCCATGAGCCTCAAACTCGGCGATATCGCCCCCGATTTCGAACAGGATTCCAGCGAAGGCAAAATCCGCTTCCACGAGTGGCTGGGCAACAGCTGGGGGGTGTTGTTCTCTCACCCGGCCGACTTCACCCCGGTGTGCACCACCGAGCTGGGCCTGACCGCCAAGCTGAAGGACGATTTTGCCAAGCGCGGTGTGAAGGCCATTGCCCTGTCGGTGGACCCGGTCGATTCGCACCATCGCTGGATCGATGACATCAACGAAACCCAGAACACCGTGGTCAACTTTCCGATCATTGCCGACGCCGACCGCAAGGTGTCCGACCTGTACGACCTGATTCACCCGAACGCCAGCGACACCCTGACGGTGCGCTCACTGTTCGTCATCGACCCGAACAAGAAGGTGCGCCTGACCATCACCTATCCGGCCAGTACCGGGCGCAACTTCAACGAAATCTTGCGGGTGATCGACTCGCTGCAGCTGACCGACAACCACAAGGTCGCCACACCAGGCAACTGGCAGGACGGTGACGATGTGGTGATCGTGCCCTCGCTCAAGGACGAGGAAGAGATCAGGCAGCGCTTCCCTAAAGGTTACCGGGCGATCAAACCCTATTTGCGGCTGACCCCGCAGCCCAATCGTTAAAGCATTCCTCGTTGCATTGCTCTTAGCCAAGCAGGGATATTCGGGCCGTTTCGACGGCCCTTTTTTATGCCTTGCTGAACCCGCGCAGGCTCCTTCGCGGGCATGCCCGCTCCCACAGGAACTGCGCAGTTCTCAGCTTTGTCACAAAACCTGTGGGAGCGGGCGTGCCCGCGAATACGCCCTGAAGAAAAAACACAAATGGAATAAACAAATGAAAAAATATGATTTCTAGATATATGCGGTGACTGTTAATGTCACTCCCAACAGAACACAAGGAAGCGCTTCAATGCTGGTCGTCTCAATCGGTGGTAGCCCCAGTACCCGTTCACGCTCCGGCGTGCTGCTGGAGCGTTCTCGCCAGTGGCTGCAGGACCAGGGTGTAGAGGTAGTGACGTTCCAGGTACGTGACTTTCCCGCTGAAGACCTGCTGCACGCCCGTTTCGACAGCCCGCAGGTGCAGCACTTCCAGCAGCTTGTGGCCCAGGCCGATGGCCTGATCGTCGCCACGCCGGTGTACAAGGCCTCATTCGCCGGGGCCCTGAAAACCTTGCTCGACCTACTGCCCGAACGCGCCCTGGCACACAAGATCGTGTTGCCGATCGCCACCGGCGGCAGCATCGCCCACATGCTGGCGGTGGATTACGCACTGAAACCTGTGCTGTCGGCACTCAAGGCGCAGGAGACCCTGCAAGGGATCTTCGCCGACGACAGCCAGGTCGCCTACGCAGAAGGCAGCAGGCCCGCGCAGCTGGCAGCGGCGCTGGAAGAACGCCTGCAGGATGCGCTGGAAACGTTTCATGTTGCACTGGCCCGCCGGCCGCGCCCCGTGGCCCCCGGCATATTGAACGAACGCCTGATCAGCGCTCGCTGGAGCATCTGACCGGCTCAACCCGCTTCACCACCTTACTCGCCCGACAACGAGGCAAGCAGGTGCAACCCGAACCTACTCGCACAGGAGAGCGCCATGCGCACAGTCTTCTTGCGTCGCGGTCTGGTCGCCCTGTTTGCGGCGGCTGTGTCCTTCGGCGCCATCACCCAAGCACAGGCCGAGAGCCTGCGTATCGGTTACCAGAAATACGGCACCCTGGTGCTGCTCAAGGCCAAGGGCACGCTGGAAAAGCGCCTGGCCGAGCAGGGCGTGCAGGTGCAATGGACCGAGTTCCCCGGCGGCCCGCAGCTGCTTGAGGGACTGAACGTCGGCTCTATCGATTTTGGCGTCACCGGCGAAACCCCGCCGGTGTTCGCCCAGGCCGCCGGTGCCGACCTGCTGTACGTCGCCTACGAGCCGCCAGCGCCGCACAGCGAGGCGATTTTGGTGCCGAAGGGCTCGCCGATCCAGTCGGTCAAAGACCTCAAGGGCAAGAAAGTCGCCCTCAACAAAGGCTCCAACGTCCATTACCTGCTGGTGCGAGCGCTGGAAGATGCAGGGCTGAAGTACAGCGACATCCAGCCGGTGTACCTGCCTCCGGCCGATGCCCGTGCCGCCTTCGAGCGTGGCAGCGTGGATGCATGGGTGATCTGGGACCCGTACCAGGCTGCCGCCGAGAAACAGCTGCAGGCTCATACCCTGCGCGATGGTCAGGGCCTGGTCGACAACCATCAGTTCTACCTGGCCACCCGCAACTACGCGACCCAGCACCCGGCGGTGATCAACACCCTGATCGAAGAAGTGCGCGCCGTGGGCGAATGGTCCAAGGCCAACCCCCAGCAGGTCACTGACCAGGTCGCCCCGCTGCTCGGCCTGCCCGCGGACATCACCCTGACCTCGGTCAAGCGCCAGGGCTACGGTGCAGCACCGCTCACTCCTGAAGTGATCGTCGCGCAACAGAAGATCGCAGACGCCTTCCAGGCGCTCAAGCTGATACCCAAGCCGTTGAGCATCAAGGACGTGATCTGGACCCCACCGGCCAAGGTCGCCAACGCGCCTTGATTGATTTGCCTGCGCCGGGGCGTCACTCCGGCTTGAGCCACCCCTGAGGAGACAACTCCAATGAGCCTTAACATTTTCTGGTTCCTCCCTACCCACGGTGACGGCAAGTACCTGGGCACTTCCGAGGGCGCCCGCGCCGTCGACCACGGCTACCTGCAACAGATCGCCCAGGCTGCCGACCGTCTCGGTTTTGGTGGCGTACTGATTCCGACCGGGCGTTCCTGCGAGGATTCCTGGTTGGTGGCAGCGTCGCTGATCCCGGTGACCGAGCGCCTGAAATTCCTGGTTGCCCTGCGCCCCGGGATCATTTCGCCGACCGTGGCAGCGCGCCAGGCTGCGACCTTGGACCGCCTGTCCAATGGCCGTGCACTGTTCAACCTGGTGACCGGGGGTGATCCGGATGAGCTGGCTGGTGATGGCCTGCACCTTAGCCATGAAGAGCGCTATGAAGCCTCGGTCGAATTCACCCGTATCTGGCGCAGAGTGCTGGAAGGTGAAAACGTCGATTACGACGGTAAACATATTCAGGTGAAGGGCGCCAAGCTGCTCTATCCACCGATCCAGCAGCCTCGACCACCCCTGTATTTCGGTGGCTCGTCCGAAGCCGCGCAAGACCTGGCCGCAGAACAGGTAGAGCTATACCTGACCTGGGGTGAGCCACCGGCAGCCGTAGCCGAAAAAATCGCCCAGGTGCGTGAAAAAGCTGCCGCTCAAGGCCGGGAAGTCCGCTTTGGTATTCGCCTGCATGTGATCGTGCGTGAAACCAACGAGGAAGCCTGGGCTGCCGCCGACCGCCTGATCTCGCACCTGGACGATGACACCATCGCCCGTGCCCAGGCATCGCTGGCACGTTTTGACTCGGTGGGCCAGCAGCGCATGGCGGCCCTGCACGGCGGCAAACGCGACAACCTGGAAGTCAGCCCCAACCTCTGGGCGGGTGTCGGCCTGGTACGTGGCGGTGCCGGCACTGCACTGGTCGGCGATGGCCCGACTGTGGCGGCGCGGGTCAAGGAATACGCCGAGCTCGGCATCGATACCTTCATCTTCTCCGGCTACCCGCACCTGGAAGAGTCGTACCGGGTGGCCGAGCTGCTGTTCCCGCACCTGGATGTGCAACGCCCGGAGCAAGCCAAGACGGGCGGTTATGTGAGCCCGTTTGGCGAAATGGTGGCCAACGACATCCTGCCCAAGTCCGTGGCGCAGAGCTGAGGGTCAGGCCATGAGTCGTGCAACTTCCAACAACTTTGGCCAGCGCCTGGCGCCATGGGCGCTGCCGGTACTGCTGCTGGCCGCCTGGCAACTGGCGGTCAGCGCCGGCTGGTTGTCGACGCGTATCCTGCCGGCACCCAGCGCCGTGGTCAGTGCCGGCGTGGAGCTGGTGCGCAGTGGCGAGATCTGGACTCACCTGGCCATCAGTGGCTGGCGTGCCGGGCTGGGCTTCGTCATCGGCGGTAGCATCGGCCTGCTGTTGGGCTTTATCACCGGCCTGTCTAAGTGGGGCGAGCGCCTGCTCGACAGCTCGGTGCAAATGATCCGCAACGTACCGCACCTGGCGCTAATCCCGCTGGTGATCCTGTGGTTCGGCATCGACGAGTCGGCAAAGATCTTCCTGGTCGCGCTGGGCACGCTGTTCCCGATCTACCTGAACACCTACCACGGCATCCGCAACGTCGACCCGGCGCTGGTGGAAATGGCGCGCAGCTATGGCCTGTCCGGTTTCAGCCTGTTCCGCCAGGTGATCCTGCCAGGGGCACTGCCGTCGATCCTGGTCGGCGTACGTTTTGCCCTGGGTTTCATGTGGCTGACCCTGATCGTTGCCGAAACCATCTCGGCCAACGCCGGCATCGGTTACCTGGCAATGAACGCTCGTGAATTCCTGCAGACCGACGTGGTGGTGCTGGCGATCGTGCTGTATGCCGTGCTCGGCAAGCTTGCCGACCTCGCCGCCCGCGGCCTGGAACGTGTGTGGCTACGCTGGCATCCGGCGTATCAAGTGGCCAGGAAGGAGGGCGCATGACCGTACTCAAGGAACAGCCGCCACGCCTGCTGCGTGGCATCCCGCTGGCGTCCAGCGGCCTGCGCAAGACCTTTGGCCAGCGCGAAGTGCTCAAGGGCATCGAGCTGCACATTCCGGCCGGTCAGTTTGTCGCCATCGTTGGCCGTAGCGGCTGCGGCAAGAGCACCTTGCTGCGCCTGCTGGCGGGTCTCGACCAGCCGACCGCAGGTCAGTTGCTGGCCGGCGCTGCGCCGCTGGAGCAGGCCCGCGAAGAAACCCGCCTGATGTTCCAGGACGCACGCCTGCTGCCGTGGAAAAAGGTGATCGACAACGTTGGCCTGGGCTTGTCTGGCGACTGGCGCCCGTGTGCGCTGGAAGCGTTGGAGTCCGTTGGCCTGGCCGACCGCGCCAATGAATGGCCGGCTTCACTCTCGGGCGGCCAGAAGCAGCGCGTGGCCCTGGCCCGGGCGCTGATCCACCAGCCGCGCCTGCTGCTGCTGGACGAGCCGCTCGGTGCGCTGGATGCATTGACCCGTATCGAGATGCAGCAACTGATCGAACGCCTGTGGCGTCAGCACGGCTTCACCGTGTTGCTGGTGACCCACGATGTCAGCGAGGCAGTTGCCGTGGCTGACCGGGTGATCCTGATCGAGGACGGCGAGGTCGGGCTCGACCTCACTGTTGACCTGGCACGGCCTCGCGCGCGCGGTTCGCACCGCCTGGCCGCGCTGGAAAGCGAAGTCCTCAACCGTGTGTTGTCGGCCCCGGGCGCTGCGCCCGAGCCGGATCCTGTAGCCCCTTTGCCCACGCAACTGCGTTGGGCGCACTGAACCCCCAGAAGCTAAAAGGAAGCAAATCATGACCATCAAAGCCATCAACGTTCGCAACCAGTTCAAAGGCACCGTGAAGGAAATCCTCGAAGGCCCGGTACTGTCGGAAATCGACGTGCAGACTGCCTCGGGCATCGTCACTTCGGTCATCACCACCCGCTCCGTGCGTGAGCTGGAGTTGCAAGTGGGTAGTGAAGTGATTGCCTTCGTAAAATCGACCGAAGTGTCTATCGCCAAGCTGTGATGGGTGTTGACCATGGGGCTGCTTGGCAGCCCTTCGCGGGCACGCCCGCTCCCACAGGTCCTGCGCAGGTTTCAGGTTTTGCGCGGACCCTGTGGGAGCGGGCGTGCCCGCGAAGGGCCGCACAGCGGCCCCAATGATGCTGCGTCAGCTGGCCGGCCGCAGATCGCCGAATAGCCGGTTGGCCTGGGTCTCGTTCATGCTGCCGCGCCAGGCGCCGTTCCCCATGTCGCGTTCGCTCGCCAGTTTCAGGTGGCCTGCTTCCAGCCGGTTGAAACCTTGTGCCGGTTTTTGTCGGAAGTGAAAGTGTGCATACCACAAGGCCTGCCGGCTACTCCGATCAAGGATGCGATATTCCTCCAGGTATTCGACCGGGTTGCCTTTGCGGTCCAGCTTGGGATTCAAAGTGCGCGACCAGGCAATTTCGACTTCCCGCTCGGCAAGCAGGTATTCCAGATAACCAACGGTAGGCTTTCTGGTGACCTTGGTCTGGGCGATGCGCAGTTCGCGGCCAAGTGCCTCCATCTGCTCGGCAGCGGTATTCAGCCTTTGCGTCAAGGTTCGTTGCCCATCGGTCATTGCATCCCCTGCTTTCTGACCAATCCTGTCGGCAATGAAGCGCAGCTGCTGCGCGTGCCCTTGGGCGATGTCCTCCAGGTCGGCAGGGACTGCTTGCGGCGTCTGATACCGGCGTAGCTTGGCCTGCTGCCTGGGAATATCGTCCAGACGAGCCGTGGCGGTTTCCACCAGGTTCGCCATTGTCTGGGTGGGCGCCGCGCGTTGTGTTGTCGACAACTGCCATTGGCCTGTTTCGTTCCTGGCATAAGTGGTATGGGCTTGATCGGAATGTGGCTGGTTGATACGCATGCGTGCCTGCCCTCGCTCGACGTACTCGGTGCCGATCAGCGGGCCTTCCACGGTTTCGAACAGGCGTGGCCGGCTAATTCCCTGCCCAGGCTGGCGACCGGTGCGTTGTCGGGCGGCATTGGCCCTGTCGAGGCTGTTTTCGATGTCGTCGATCAGCTGACGCAGCAGCTGTCGCAGGGAACGGTTTTCCTCGGGCGACAGAAGGTTCTGGAAATTGTCTTCCCACGCCCTGACGTAATTCAGGAATCGTGCGTAGTGGCTTTGTGCGCTTCGCAGGAAGTTGCGCTCCTGGGCTCGACTTAGACTGGCCTGGGGCAATTGCAGGTGGCTGTAGAGGGTGCTGCGCAATGCAACGCCTTGCTCGTGGAAGTGTGTCATGAATGCGCTGATCTGCGGATGTCCGACGGCGCTTGCCTTGAATAGCGTCAGCGAAAGAATCGATGCCCGGACAAGTCGTGCATTGGTAAGATCGAGGACCAATCCTGTCTCTTCTACCAACAGCTGGTAACGGGTCAATGCGCTGCCTTGCAAGGTATTGCGCCTGCGCCTGATGACGAATGGCCAAGCGCTCCACTTCCTGCAAGGTTTCGATCAGCTCGCGATTGGCCGTCAATACCTCCTGGGTCAGGCGCTCCACCCGTTCGATGGTGGCAGTGTGCCCATGCAGGGCCTGGAACGCAGCTTTAGCACGCTGGACCTCATTCGTCGCCAGGGTGAAGCGTTCCGACACCAGGCGCATCTCGCGGACGCTCATCTCGCTGATGTTTTCCTCACATATTGCGGCGAACCTGGCGTGGTCCGCCCTGCTCAGCGTGGAACGCTGTTCGCGCAGGCGCACAAGGCTGCGCGTGTTGAACTCGATGTTGCGGTTGAGTTCTT
This region includes:
- a CDS encoding sulfonate ABC transporter substrate-binding protein; this encodes MRTVFLRRGLVALFAAAVSFGAITQAQAESLRIGYQKYGTLVLLKAKGTLEKRLAEQGVQVQWTEFPGGPQLLEGLNVGSIDFGVTGETPPVFAQAAGADLLYVAYEPPAPHSEAILVPKGSPIQSVKDLKGKKVALNKGSNVHYLLVRALEDAGLKYSDIQPVYLPPADARAAFERGSVDAWVIWDPYQAAAEKQLQAHTLRDGQGLVDNHQFYLATRNYATQHPAVINTLIEEVRAVGEWSKANPQQVTDQVAPLLGLPADITLTSVKRQGYGAAPLTPEVIVAQQKIADAFQALKLIPKPLSIKDVIWTPPAKVANAP
- the ssuD gene encoding FMNH2-dependent alkanesulfonate monooxygenase — encoded protein: MSLNIFWFLPTHGDGKYLGTSEGARAVDHGYLQQIAQAADRLGFGGVLIPTGRSCEDSWLVAASLIPVTERLKFLVALRPGIISPTVAARQAATLDRLSNGRALFNLVTGGDPDELAGDGLHLSHEERYEASVEFTRIWRRVLEGENVDYDGKHIQVKGAKLLYPPIQQPRPPLYFGGSSEAAQDLAAEQVELYLTWGEPPAAVAEKIAQVREKAAAQGREVRFGIRLHVIVRETNEEAWAAADRLISHLDDDTIARAQASLARFDSVGQQRMAALHGGKRDNLEVSPNLWAGVGLVRGGAGTALVGDGPTVAARVKEYAELGIDTFIFSGYPHLEESYRVAELLFPHLDVQRPEQAKTGGYVSPFGEMVANDILPKSVAQS
- the ssuC gene encoding aliphatic sulfonate ABC transporter permease SsuC, with amino-acid sequence MSRATSNNFGQRLAPWALPVLLLAAWQLAVSAGWLSTRILPAPSAVVSAGVELVRSGEIWTHLAISGWRAGLGFVIGGSIGLLLGFITGLSKWGERLLDSSVQMIRNVPHLALIPLVILWFGIDESAKIFLVALGTLFPIYLNTYHGIRNVDPALVEMARSYGLSGFSLFRQVILPGALPSILVGVRFALGFMWLTLIVAETISANAGIGYLAMNAREFLQTDVVVLAIVLYAVLGKLADLAARGLERVWLRWHPAYQVARKEGA
- a CDS encoding peroxiredoxin — protein: MSLKLGDIAPDFEQDSSEGKIRFHEWLGNSWGVLFSHPADFTPVCTTELGLTAKLKDDFAKRGVKAIALSVDPVDSHHRWIDDINETQNTVVNFPIIADADRKVSDLYDLIHPNASDTLTVRSLFVIDPNKKVRLTITYPASTGRNFNEILRVIDSLQLTDNHKVATPGNWQDGDDVVIVPSLKDEEEIRQRFPKGYRAIKPYLRLTPQPNR
- the ssuE gene encoding NADPH-dependent FMN reductase, with amino-acid sequence MLVVSIGGSPSTRSRSGVLLERSRQWLQDQGVEVVTFQVRDFPAEDLLHARFDSPQVQHFQQLVAQADGLIVATPVYKASFAGALKTLLDLLPERALAHKIVLPIATGGSIAHMLAVDYALKPVLSALKAQETLQGIFADDSQVAYAEGSRPAQLAAALEERLQDALETFHVALARRPRPVAPGILNERLISARWSI
- the ssuB gene encoding aliphatic sulfonates ABC transporter ATP-binding protein, producing MTVLKEQPPRLLRGIPLASSGLRKTFGQREVLKGIELHIPAGQFVAIVGRSGCGKSTLLRLLAGLDQPTAGQLLAGAAPLEQAREETRLMFQDARLLPWKKVIDNVGLGLSGDWRPCALEALESVGLADRANEWPASLSGGQKQRVALARALIHQPRLLLLDEPLGALDALTRIEMQQLIERLWRQHGFTVLLVTHDVSEAVAVADRVILIEDGEVGLDLTVDLARPRARGSHRLAALESEVLNRVLSAPGAAPEPDPVAPLPTQLRWAH
- a CDS encoding molybdopterin-binding protein — its product is MTIKAINVRNQFKGTVKEILEGPVLSEIDVQTASGIVTSVITTRSVRELELQVGSEVIAFVKSTEVSIAKL